A genomic region of Bacteroidota bacterium contains the following coding sequences:
- a CDS encoding TonB-dependent receptor, which yields MRILLLTILTLSWIYSQAQVSGTVTDKANSTTLNGAHITIKGLKLTTATNYEGKFWFSGLPAGDYTFQASYVGYKTTEQIVSIKENIPLTIDFSLTPQVYQAEEAVITGSRVQVSRNNNPLTVSVVTREELDESGESAILPVVSDYVPGVFVTERGITGFGVSDGSAGQISIRGISGTPNTRVLMLIDGHPQFMGIFGHPLPDSYVSSDAEKVEVIRGPASLLYGSNAMGGVINIITRKQQQDGLSANARVAFGSYLTQKYMGSVGYKKNKFSMFVSANHDETQGHRPGSEFYINNGYLKAGYRINSNFKLNIDGSIAKFKSYDPGTIEAPNTDPRHWVDILRGMGSVSLENSFRNAEGEIKYYYNFGEHDVYDGFYSTDQNQGLMMYESFRPSVHSTVTVGFDYQDNAGYAEMRDDNGNKLSEITDKSVSEAGTYVYYQQGIGKWLILTGGLRWQVNENYGDEWIPQIGASFPVTANATIKASASKGYRSPTLRELYLWAPANPSLKPESMWNYELGWLQKFFDDKANLEITTYYSEGKNLIMTVGQFPNVLNENTGAFRHYGVEFLGKVLILKNLSLNTNYSFLHMDDPVTGAPVHKFFLGAKYNLKKFTFNANVSYIGELYTRIKPTESTEYYTILNARVSYGINRYLKVFLYGDNLLDTEYQINYGYPMPGTTVMGGIEFSLTPGS from the coding sequence ATGCGAATACTATTGCTTACCATCCTAACCCTTTCCTGGATTTACAGCCAGGCCCAGGTTAGCGGCACAGTTACCGACAAGGCAAATTCAACAACACTGAACGGGGCCCATATAACGATAAAAGGACTTAAACTGACAACAGCCACCAATTATGAAGGCAAATTTTGGTTTAGCGGTCTCCCAGCCGGGGATTACACTTTTCAGGCCAGCTATGTAGGATATAAAACTACAGAACAGATCGTCTCCATTAAGGAAAACATTCCTCTTACCATTGATTTTTCTCTCACTCCCCAGGTTTATCAGGCAGAAGAAGCCGTGATAACAGGGTCCAGGGTTCAGGTATCCAGGAATAACAACCCGCTGACAGTCTCGGTAGTTACCCGTGAAGAGTTGGATGAAAGCGGAGAGTCGGCTATACTCCCGGTGGTCAGCGATTATGTTCCCGGAGTTTTTGTCACGGAAAGAGGCATTACAGGCTTTGGAGTCTCCGATGGATCAGCCGGACAGATAAGCATACGGGGAATAAGTGGGACACCGAATACACGCGTCCTAATGCTTATCGACGGGCATCCTCAGTTTATGGGAATATTCGGGCATCCCCTACCCGACTCCTACGTTAGTTCCGACGCTGAAAAAGTAGAGGTAATACGCGGACCTGCATCCCTTCTGTACGGATCCAATGCGATGGGGGGAGTGATTAATATTATCACGCGTAAACAACAGCAGGACGGGCTTTCCGCGAATGCCCGCGTTGCCTTTGGCTCCTACCTCACACAAAAATATATGGGCAGCGTTGGCTACAAAAAAAACAAGTTCAGCATGTTTGTGTCTGCCAACCATGATGAAACACAAGGCCACCGCCCCGGCTCCGAATTTTACATCAACAACGGCTATCTGAAAGCCGGATACAGGATCAATTCTAATTTTAAACTGAACATCGATGGCAGCATAGCTAAATTCAAATCCTATGATCCGGGAACCATAGAAGCTCCAAACACAGATCCCCGACATTGGGTGGATATCCTTCGGGGGATGGGCTCCGTTTCTTTAGAGAACAGCTTCAGAAATGCCGAAGGTGAGATAAAGTACTATTACAATTTCGGGGAACATGACGTTTATGATGGATTTTATTCCACCGACCAGAATCAAGGGCTAATGATGTACGAATCCTTCCGCCCTTCCGTCCACAGCACGGTTACCGTGGGATTCGATTATCAGGATAATGCAGGATACGCCGAAATGCGCGATGACAACGGGAATAAGTTATCGGAAATCACCGATAAATCAGTAAGCGAGGCCGGCACCTATGTATATTACCAGCAGGGGATCGGAAAATGGCTGATTCTCACCGGTGGTTTGCGCTGGCAGGTAAACGAAAACTATGGTGATGAATGGATACCCCAGATCGGAGCATCCTTTCCTGTAACGGCAAACGCAACCATTAAAGCATCAGCTTCCAAAGGCTACAGAAGTCCGACTCTGCGTGAATTATATCTTTGGGCTCCCGCCAACCCCTCCCTGAAACCCGAATCCATGTGGAACTACGAACTAGGATGGCTGCAGAAATTCTTTGATGATAAAGCAAACCTGGAAATAACCACGTATTATTCCGAGGGGAAAAACCTCATCATGACTGTCGGACAATTTCCCAATGTGCTGAATGAGAATACAGGAGCTTTCCGTCATTACGGGGTGGAATTCCTGGGAAAGGTACTAATCCTGAAAAATCTCAGCCTTAACACAAATTATTCCTTCCTGCATATGGATGATCCCGTAACGGGGGCTCCTGTGCACAAGTTTTTCCTGGGAGCAAAATACAACCTTAAGAAATTTACATTCAATGCGAACGTGAGCTATATAGGAGAGCTTTACACCCGGATCAAACCCACCGAAAGCACTGAGTATTACACAATCCTGAATGCCAGGGTAAGCTACGGCATTAATCGTTATTTGAAGGTTTTCCTATACGGAGATAACCTTCTCGACACAGAGTATCAGATAAATTACGGGTACCCGATGCCAGGCACTACGGTAATGGGAGGAATTGAATTTTCATTAACACCCGGATCATGA
- the nikR gene encoding nickel-responsive transcriptional regulator NikR — translation MQVKRFGVSLEEELLQRLDLLVANHQFPNRSQAIRFLINKNIVEEKWDANEEVAGAIVLVYDHHKRDLQNKSTELQHDYHDLILSVQHVHLDHHNCLETIAVKGKAGKLKDLADKLIALKGIKHGQLVMSTP, via the coding sequence ATGCAGGTAAAAAGATTCGGTGTATCACTGGAGGAAGAATTGCTTCAGCGACTTGACCTGTTGGTTGCGAACCACCAGTTTCCCAACCGCTCCCAGGCCATCCGCTTCCTGATAAACAAAAATATTGTGGAAGAGAAATGGGATGCAAACGAGGAAGTTGCCGGTGCCATAGTTTTAGTTTACGACCATCACAAACGCGACCTGCAAAATAAATCCACAGAGCTTCAGCATGATTACCATGATCTGATCCTGTCGGTACAGCATGTTCACCTTGATCATCATAATTGTCTTGAAACCATTGCCGTAAAAGGTAAGGCCGGAAAACTCAAAGACCTTGCCGATAAACTCATCGCCCTGAAAGGGATCAAACACGGCCAGTTAGTCATGAGCACTCCTTAA
- the hydE gene encoding [FeFe] hydrogenase H-cluster radical SAM maturase HydE encodes MIRDILNKETLEKEDILELLDCNEDEEKLLFLKANDIRDEYIGRKIFLRGLVEVSNVCSKNCYYCGIRAGNNKVQRYTIPEKEVIEAVSFAWEQGFGSVVLQSGEVENNRFTNYIGEIIRSSMDMSAGELGLTLSCGEQSLDVYRFWREAGARRYLLRIEASDPDLYAKLHPEDKHHDYGKRMGALHNLRLAGFQTGTGVMIGLPFQTKEHLVSDLLFMRDRDIDMVGMGPYVIHKDTPLYEHRHLVPSLQERIRLSLRMVAILRIMMKDINIASTTALSAIDPQGKIMGLKAGANVIMPNITPARYTANYNLYDNKPYIDVYSNRTRISFEEEIREAGFEIGYSERGDSLHYEKRMAT; translated from the coding sequence ATGATACGCGATATACTAAATAAGGAAACCCTTGAAAAGGAAGACATCCTGGAATTACTGGATTGCAATGAAGATGAAGAAAAGCTTTTATTTCTGAAGGCCAATGATATCCGGGATGAATACATAGGCCGCAAAATCTTTTTACGGGGGTTGGTTGAGGTTTCGAATGTTTGTTCCAAGAATTGTTATTATTGTGGTATCCGTGCGGGCAACAATAAGGTACAGCGTTATACCATTCCTGAAAAGGAAGTAATAGAAGCTGTGAGTTTTGCCTGGGAGCAAGGTTTCGGATCTGTAGTATTGCAATCGGGAGAGGTTGAGAATAATCGTTTCACAAACTATATCGGGGAGATTATCCGCAGTTCAATGGATATGTCGGCTGGGGAACTGGGCCTAACCTTATCCTGTGGGGAGCAGAGTCTGGATGTTTATCGTTTTTGGCGGGAAGCAGGTGCCCGGCGTTACTTACTCCGAATTGAGGCTTCGGATCCTGATTTATATGCCAAGCTGCATCCTGAGGATAAGCACCACGATTACGGAAAGCGCATGGGAGCATTGCATAATCTTCGTTTAGCCGGGTTTCAGACAGGAACCGGCGTTATGATAGGCTTACCATTTCAGACGAAGGAGCATTTGGTCTCCGATCTTTTGTTCATGCGTGACCGTGACATTGACATGGTTGGCATGGGTCCCTATGTGATACACAAGGATACTCCCTTATATGAGCACCGCCACCTGGTTCCTTCGTTGCAGGAAAGGATACGCCTGTCGCTCAGAATGGTTGCTATATTGAGGATCATGATGAAGGATATTAATATCGCATCGACAACCGCTTTATCAGCAATAGATCCGCAAGGGAAGATCATGGGCTTAAAAGCCGGAGCCAATGTGATCATGCCAAACATCACCCCGGCAAGGTACACGGCAAATTATAATCTTTACGATAACAAACCATATATTGACGTATATTCAAACCGGACCAGGATCAGTTTTGAGGAGGAGATCCGGGAGGCAGGCTTTGAGATTGGGTATAGTGAACGCGGTGACTCCCTTCATTATGAAAAGCGCATGGCCACATGA
- the truA gene encoding tRNA pseudouridine(38-40) synthase TruA — protein MSRYFIKLSYNGSRYHGWQMQENAVSIQDLIQKGLSFHTGEQIELTGCGRTDTGVHAREYYAHFDLNRDQTPDFLEYLVYKLNSFLPDDIAVYEIFPVPKELHARFDAISRTYEYQVLRKKDPFLEDFAYYLYGELDVDRMNEGAALLLKYDDFTSFSKLHTQVKTNICHLMHARWEESGNLLVFTIKADRFLRNMVRAIVGTLLDLGRSKITLEDLIRIIEVKDRSAAGFSVPAKGLFLTGVEYIEPIPRPLSIDH, from the coding sequence ATGAGCAGGTATTTCATAAAGCTTTCTTACAATGGTTCCCGTTATCACGGCTGGCAGATGCAGGAAAACGCCGTTAGTATACAGGATCTGATTCAAAAGGGATTAAGTTTTCATACCGGGGAACAGATTGAACTTACTGGCTGTGGCCGAACAGACACCGGCGTTCATGCAAGAGAGTACTATGCTCATTTTGACCTTAACCGCGATCAGACCCCGGATTTTCTGGAATACCTGGTTTATAAATTGAACAGTTTTTTGCCCGATGATATCGCGGTATATGAGATTTTCCCTGTTCCAAAGGAATTGCACGCACGCTTCGATGCCATCTCCCGCACTTATGAATACCAGGTTTTACGAAAGAAAGACCCCTTCCTGGAAGATTTTGCTTATTACCTGTATGGAGAACTTGATGTTGACAGGATGAACGAAGGTGCTGCCTTATTGCTTAAATACGATGACTTTACAAGTTTTTCGAAACTTCATACCCAGGTGAAAACCAATATTTGTCATTTAATGCATGCCAGATGGGAAGAAAGCGGGAATCTATTGGTTTTCACCATAAAAGCTGATCGATTTTTGAGAAACATGGTCAGGGCTATAGTCGGGACATTACTGGATCTCGGAAGATCCAAAATCACCCTGGAAGACCTGATCCGCATCATAGAAGTCAAAGACCGCTCAGCAGCAGGATTCTCCGTTCCCGCAAAAGGATTGTTCCTGACTGGTGTAGAATATATCGAACCCATTCCCCGTCCCCTATCTATTGATCATTGA
- a CDS encoding DUF1080 domain-containing protein: MKTVNLLTTLLLLFFLFPGYSQTSTLPEGFVSLFNGNDLTGWIIPEGDNGHWKVIDGVIDYDASSEAAGDKNLWSEKEYGDFTLLIDWRIKETPFTNPGVPLILPDGNVKLDENGKPVVMALRDSDSGIYLRGNSKSQVNIWCWPIGSGEVYGYRTDPDMPAEIKRGVTPSTNADKNIGEWNTFKITMKGEYLTVELNGIVVIDNAQLPGIPEKGRIALQHHGHKENGKWAGPPSLVQFRNAFINEQ; this comes from the coding sequence ATGAAAACAGTAAACCTCCTGACAACCTTGCTTCTGCTATTCTTTTTATTTCCAGGATATTCCCAAACATCAACTCTACCGGAAGGGTTTGTTTCCCTGTTCAACGGCAACGACCTGACGGGCTGGATCATCCCTGAGGGAGATAACGGCCACTGGAAAGTTATCGACGGAGTTATTGATTATGACGCATCCAGCGAGGCCGCTGGTGATAAAAACCTGTGGAGTGAAAAAGAATATGGTGATTTCACCCTGTTGATCGATTGGAGGATCAAAGAAACACCTTTTACCAACCCTGGTGTCCCACTTATTCTTCCGGATGGCAATGTTAAACTGGATGAGAACGGCAAGCCTGTTGTAATGGCCCTTCGCGATTCGGATTCAGGAATTTACCTCCGGGGAAACAGCAAATCGCAGGTGAATATCTGGTGCTGGCCCATAGGATCAGGTGAAGTGTATGGTTACCGGACCGATCCTGACATGCCTGCTGAAATCAAAAGAGGTGTAACTCCCAGCACTAATGCTGATAAAAATATCGGCGAATGGAATACCTTTAAAATAACCATGAAGGGGGAATATCTTACCGTAGAGCTTAATGGCATTGTTGTTATAGATAATGCTCAACTTCCGGGTATCCCGGAAAAAGGAAGGATAGCCCTGCAACACCACGGCCATAAGGAAAATGGGAAATGGGCAGGGCCACCGAGTCTTGTACAATTCAGAAACGCCTTTATCAATGAACAATGA